The sequence CCCAGCGCCTGGTTCCGCTGCTCAAGCGCGACGGCTAATCGCCGACTGGGCCCTCATCCCCGCCGACTGGGCCCTGTTTTCCGCCGACTGGGCCCAGAATTTCACCGACTGGGCCCAGCGGCCTCAGCCGAGCAGCTCGACGACCCGCTCCAACGCCGCGACCCGTGCTGCCCTTGACCAGCACTGCCAACGGCGCGTCGAGCGAAGCGAGATAGTCCGCGGCGGCCGCCGCATCCCCGACGTGGACGACGCCGTCGCCGTAGCGCGGCTCATCGACCGCGACGACGTCGACGCCGAGCGACGACGCCAGCTCGGCGATCTCGCGATGGGCGAGGGCCGCATCCTCGCCGAGCTCGGCCATCGTGCCCAACACCGCCACCCGGCGCGGGACGTCGACGCGGACCAATGCCTGCAACGCCGCCGGTCATCGACGTCGGGTTTCGCGTTGTAGGGCGTCGTTGATGATCGTCAGCCCGGAATCGGTCTGCGAGAACTCCATCCGCAGCCCCGACAGGGCGGCACTGCGCAGCCCCGAAACAATGCCGTCGAGTCCGACGCCGAGCGACCGCCCGCAGCAGCGGCGGCCAGCGCGTTACCGACCTGGTGCTCGCCGCGCGCACGAGGTGGACCGGCACGCTCCCCCACGGCGAATGCAGAGTGAAGGATGCGCGCAGCTCATCGTCGAGCACGACGTCCGGCCGCGGTGAGATCGGCCGACGCGCCGGCTGCGCTATAGGTCAACACCCGCGCGGCGGTGCGCGTGGCCATCGCGGCGACGTTCTCGTCGTCGGCGTTTGAGCACGGCGACACCGGAGGCCGGAAGCGACTCGACCACTCCCCCTTGGTCTGTGCCACCGCCTCGAGGGAACCGAAGTTTTCCCGGTGCACCGCCTCGACGCGGGTCAGCACGCCCACCGTCGGCGACGCGATCTCGCACAGCGTGGCGATGTGCCCGACCCCGCGGGCCCCCATCTCCAACACCGCAGCCTCGGTACCGTCCTCGGCCGCCGACGAGGGTGAGCGGCAAGCCGAGCTCGTTGTTGAAACGACTTGGCGCTCGCCGTCGTCCGATAGGTGGAGGCG is a genomic window of Gordonia crocea containing:
- a CDS encoding Mur ligase family protein, which encodes MGARGVGHIATLCEIASPTVGVLTRVEAVHRENFGSLEAVAQTKGEWSSRFRPPVSPCSNADDENVAAMATRTAARVLTYSAAGASADLTAAGRRARR